Proteins found in one Saccharomyces mikatae IFO 1815 strain IFO1815 genome assembly, chromosome: 3 genomic segment:
- the SMKI03G0480 gene encoding uncharacterized protein (similar to Saccharomyces cerevisiae YCL012C; ancestral locus Anc_1.407), with translation MWGLFYLKILFWAVLLSLCLFMVHRKTKVADKLRELRLKLNSRFNRPIRLNDSFTDDLENGLHSSNFDIISENSNDTRGGLDDISKNEIKKIMENDNLDFDKARLLYMERKFGQNGIAPDGTPIDPKAFTFGN, from the exons ATGTGGGGTCTATTCTATCTTAAAATACTTTTCTGGGCTGTACTATTGTCTTTATGCCTCTTTATGGTGCACCGGAAAACCAAAGTTG CCGACAAGCTTCGTGAACTGCGTTTAAAGTTGAATTCCCGTTTCAACAGGCCAATACGTTTAAATGATTCCTTTACCGATGATCTCGAAAATGGTCTCCATTCCAGtaattttgatattatctCAGAAAATAGTAATGACACAAGAGGTGGCTTGGATGATATTTCcaagaatgaaataaaaaaaattatggaAAATGACAACCTAGACTTTGATAAGGCTAGACTGTTATACATGGAAAGAAAGTTCGGGCAAAATGGTATTGCCCCCGATGGAACTCCTATTGATCCTAAGGCCTTCACCTTTGGCAACTAG